From Arachis stenosperma cultivar V10309 chromosome 2, arast.V10309.gnm1.PFL2, whole genome shotgun sequence, one genomic window encodes:
- the LOC130962351 gene encoding RING-H2 finger protein ATL60-like, translated as MSTKSDSGNILNNSDAIVISGKIMVAVVILLSLVFVFVFMLHLYSKFSMWRVQQETSIPSPQIRRRHRHRRHRHLVFALAEDAILHGTQNVGLDPSVLKSIPVLVFQPHEFKEDLECAVCISELVEGEKFRALPHCNHGFHVDCIDMWFQSHSTCPLCRTLVTEKLSKLNNSTPSVRENVTENSESSSEAENPADVNTNDESSNFPTHVLVWGDQTQFSHTTEDPHCSSSSGSCSSSSESGSDSSTSSSSNGRNNNGVLVIDIPNDEVTPEDDDEMKSSSPMVARLRSIKKLLSRDKKSTSPCSPNSFDVEQA; from the coding sequence atgagtacaaaatctgattcaggcaaTATATTGAATAATTCTGATGCAATTGTGATCTCTGGGAAGATCATGGTTGCAGTAGTGATATTGCTGTCATTGGTGTTTGTTTTTgtcttcatgcttcatctctattCCAAGTTTTCAATGTGGCGTGTTCAGCAAGAAACCTCCATTCCTTCACCACAAATCCGCCGTCGTCACCGCCACCGCCGCCATCGCCACCTTGTATTCGCCTTGGCCGAAGACGCTATCCTCCATGGAACTCAAAATGTTGGGCTTGACCCTTCAGTTCTTAAGTCCATACCTGTGTTGGTGTTCCAACCCCATGAATTCAAAGAGGATTTAGAATGTGCTGTTTGCATATCTGAGCTTGTTGAAGGTGAAAAGTTTAGAGCTTTGCCACATTGCAATCATGGGTTCCATGTTGATTGCATTGACATGTGGTTCCAATCACATTCTACTTGTCCCCTTTGTAGGACACTAGTTACTGAAAAACTCTCTAAGCTAAATAATAGCACTCCAAGTGTTCGAGAGAATGTCACAGAGAACAGTGAGTCATCATCAGAAGCTGAAAACCCTGCTGATGTGAATACCAATGATGAGTCTTCAAATTTTCCCACACATGTGTTGGTTTGGGGTGATCAAACACAATTTTCACACACTACTGAGGATCCACATTGCTCATCATCATCTGGTTCATGTTCTTCAAGCAGTGAGAGTGGAAGTGATAGTAGCACTAGTAGCAGCAGCAATGGAAGAAACAATAATGGAGTGTTGGTGATTGATATACCAAATGATGAGGTCACTCCTGAAGATGATGATGAGATGAAATCATCATCACCAATGGTAGCAAGATTGAGGTCAATCAAGAAGCTTCTAAGTAGGGACAAAAAGTCAACTAGTCCTTGTAGTCCCAATTCTTTTGATGTGGAACAAGCATAG